The sequence GATCGTCGTCGAGGTTGCGGTAGCTGAGGCCGGAGCAGATGGTGCGCAGCTGCTCGCTCGCCCGGCCGATGTCGACGACGATGTTGTCCTCGTCCAGCTCCGGGCGGCGGAAGGTGGCGTCCACCACGAAGGTGGCGCCGTGCAGCCGCTGCGCGGGCCCGAAGACCTCGCCGGAGAAGCTGTGCGCGATCATGATGTGGTCGCGGACGGTGACGCTGAACAAGGGCTCTCTCCTCGGTTGGCGGATCTGGACTGCACAACGGTTACCCGGACCGGAAAGATCAATTCTCGGCCGGATAGTCGATCACATGGCACAGCGCGGCCAGGCCGCCGCCGGCCAGCCGGGGCAGCAACTCGGGCAGCTCGGTGAAGGCGGACCGACCGCTGACCAGGGCGTCGAACCGGTCGTCGCGCAGCAGGCGCAGGGCCAGCCGCAGGCGTTCGGCGTACGACCGGCCGCGCGCCGGGGCGATCCCGCCCACCTGGCTGCTGCGGATCGTCAGCCGCCGGGAGTGGAAGAACTCGCCGAGCGGCAGCGCGACCTGGCGGTCGCCGTACCAGCTGAGCTCCACCACGGTCCGCTCCGGCGCGGCCAGCTCCAGACAGCGGACCAGCCCGGCCGGGTTGGCGCTGGCGTGGATGACCAGGTCCCGGCCGGACAGGGCGTCCGCCGGCAGGGCGAAGTCGACGCCGAGCGCGTCCGCGACCGCCTTCCGCGCCGGGTCGGCGTCGACCAGCTGCACGTCCGCGCCCGGGAACCCGGCCAGCACCGCGGCCACCGACGAGCCGACCATGCCGCCGCCGACCACGGTGATCCGGTCGCCCAGCTGCGGGGCGGCGTCCCAGATCGCGTTCACCGCGGTCTCCACCGTGCCGGTCAGCACCGCCCGGGCGGCCGGCACACCGTCGGGGACGACGGTGACGCTCTCCACCGGCACGACGAACCGCGTCTGATGCGGGAAGAGCGAGAAGACGGTCCGCCCGCGCAGGTGCCCCGGGCCGATCTCGACCACGCCGACGTTCAGGTAGCCGTACTTCACCGGCGCCGGGAAGTCGCCGGCCTGGAACGGCGCGCGCATGGTGGCCCACTGGCTCTGCGGCACCCGCCCCTGGAAGACCAGCGTCTCGGTGCCGCGGCTGACGCCGGAGTGCAGCGTACGCACCAGGACCTCGCCCGGACCGGGATCCGGCACCGTTTCCGGGCGTATCTCCCCCTCCCCGGGGGAAACCAACCAAAAGGCCCTCGCGTCGAACACGAACCCCACTCCCTCTGAACCGAAAGTCCTCGCCAAGCGTGTGTGTGGAGGACAGCGGTTAGACCCTATGTCCAGGAGGCACGGTGACCACCACTACCGCCACGACGACCCCGTCCCGGGCGCCGTTGTTCGGGTTCGCCGCCCAGCTCGCGCTGATCGCCGTCCTGGCCGGGACCGCGGGGCTGACCCTGGCCGGCGGGCTCGCCGGGATCGTCTACGGCGTGGTCCTGTGCGCCCTGCTCGGCGCCGCCCTGCAGCGCGCCGGGACGACCGTGCTGGGCTGGGCCAACCTCGTCACGCTCGGCCGGGCCGTGCTCACCGGCGGGGTGACCGCGCTGGTCACCAGCTCGGCGCTGGGCCGCCCGGCGCCGGTCTGGCTGCTGGTCACGATGGCGGCCGTGGCCCTGGCCATGGACGGGGTGGACGGCCAGGTGGCCCGCCGCACCGGGACGTCCTCGCAGCTCGGCGCGCGGTTCGACATGGAGGTGGACGCGTTCCTGATCCTGGTGCTCAGCGTGCACGCCGCGATCTCCTACGGCTGGTGGGCGCTGGCCATCGGCGCGTTCCGGTACGCGTTCGTCGCCGCCTCCTGGGCGCTGCCCTGGCTGACCGCGGCGCTGCCGCCGCGCTTCTCCCGCAAGGTGGTGGCCGCCCAGCAGGGGGTGCTGCTGGCGGCGGTGGCGACCGGGCTGCTGCCGGACTGGGCCGCGATCGCCGTGCTGGCCGTCGCGCTGGCCTCGCTGACCTGGTCCTTCGGGCGGGACATCGCCTGGCTGCACCGGGCGTCGCGGATCCGGGCGGCGGCACACGAGCGGTGGTCCGCGCCTCGGCGTCCGGCCCTGGCGCGCTAGGTTCCCGGGGTCGCGTCCCGGGCGCCGCCGGGGCCGACCCGGGCCACCGTGCCCGCCCGCGCCCGCGGGACCGCCCCCGGGTGCAGGATCGCGGCGATCGCCTCCACCCCGTCGACCAGCCGCGGGCCCGGCCGCACCACCAGGCCGTCCCCGTCGATCGCCCACACCTGGGCGTCCGGGAAGTGCGGCAGCACCGTCTCGGCCTGCCGGATCGCGCCGTCCAGGTGGTAACCGCACGGCGTCACCAGCACCACGTCCGGCTTCGGCGCGGCCAGCTCGGCCCAGGACACCTGCACCGACCGCCGGCCCGGCTGCGCCGCCACCGGCTCGCCACCGGCCGCCACCACCAGGTCCGGCACCCAGTGCCCACCGGTGAACGGCGGATCCACCCACTCCACGATCGCCACCCGGGGCCGCGGCCGGCCGGCGACCGCCGCGGCCACCGCGTCCAGCCGCCGCTGCAGGCCCGCGACCAGCGCCCGGCCCCGCTCCGGTACGCCCGTCGCCGCCGCCACCTCGACGAACGTGGCCAGCACGTCGGCCAGGCTGTGCGGGTCCAGGCTGAGCACGGCGGCGCGGCAGCCGAGATGGGCCAGCGCGTCGTCGACGTGCCCGGACGGCAGCGCGCACACCCGGCACAGGTCCTGTGTCAGGATCAGGTCGGGGGACAGGCCGGCCAGGGCGTCGGCGTGCAGGGTGTAGAGGTCGCCGCCGGCCGCCATCCGGGTGCGGACGTAGTCGTCGATCTCGGCGGGGGTCATCCCACGGGTGTCCCGGCCGCCGACCACCACGGTCTTGTCCGAGCGGGCGGCGGCCGGCTCGTCGCACTCGAAGGTGACGCCGACCAGGTCGTCGCCGAGGCCCAGGGCGTACACGATCTCGGTGGCGGAGGGCAGCAGGGACACCAGACGCATACCCCCATCCTGCCCGCTCCCCGGCCGCTGCGGTGGGTCGCTCCGCGCGGGGCCGGCACCCCGCGCCGACGCCCGGCGGCCGGCTCCCCGCTCGCCCCTATGCCGAAAGTCCGATGCGGGCGGCCCAAGAATACGACTCCGGTCCGATGTGCCCGCGGCGCCGGGTGGCCATGCTGAACGGCATCACCGGACCGCGGATCCCGTCCAGGCAGCCGCGGCGCCCGTGTGACCGGCTTCGGGAGGAGACCGAGATGACGACAGCCCCGCTGGCCCACACCGATGCGCTCGTCCTCGACTACCTGGCCGCGCTCTGGGCGGCGAGTGAGGACCTGCCGCCCGAGCGGCGCGACGAGCTGATGCGGACGGTGACCGACTATCTCGCGCTGCGCCGCGCGCCCGACGGCGATCCGTCACCGGTGCTGGCCCGGTTAGGCCCCCCGGAGCAGCTCGCCGAGGCCACCCGGCGCGGCTTCCTGCCGCTGCACCTGCGGCTGCCGGCGCCGCCGCCGGCCCCGGCCACTCCGGCCCGGGTGTCCGTGGTCGGCGGCGCCGAGTCCGTGGCGATCGCCCTGTTGACCGCTGGCACGTTCCTGATGCCGGTGGTGAGCCCGGCCGCCGGCATGCTGATCGCCACCGGCTCGTCCCGGTGGACATCGGGCCAGAAAGCGGCCGGCTGGATGCTGACCTCGGGCTCCGCCGCGGCCGCGGTGCTGACCGTCCTGGCGCTCGCCGGCCTCGGCGCCGGCGCGGGCGCGATCCTGCTGCTGGCCTATCTGGCGGCCTGCGCCGGTTCGGTGATCGCCGGCCTGGTCCTGCTGGCCGGCATACCCCAGCCGGAACGGGACTGAGCGCGGCCGGGACCGGCGGCGTCCGCGACGGGTCCGGGGACGGTCATCGCGGCGGCTCCGCCACCCGCTCCAGCCGGGTCCACCGGGCCCACCCGCGCTCGCGCATCAGCTCCCGCAGCCGCTGCAAACGCGCGTCGGACTCGACGGCGAGCGCGTCCAGCAGGTCGAACGGCAGGTCGTCGTGCAGGTCCTCGCCGACCTCGCCGGACGTGTACGACTGCTCGGCCATGGCGGCCATGATGTCGGCGACCTCCCGCAGCAGCGGGTCGTCGTCGCCCCGGTCGTTGTCGAACAGCTCCGACAGCAGCAGGTACAACCGCAGCATCCGCGGGTCCTCCAGCTGCGCGACCTTCTCGGCGATCCAGTCGCTCACCCGATCGGGCCAGCGGGCCGCGATCAGGATCCACCCGTCGCGCTCGCCCGCCACCATCCGTTCCGACACGCCGGCCGCCCGCAGCCGGTCCAGGTAGGACGCCGCCGCCGGTGGCAGCACCAGGCTGTCACCGGCGGCGAGTTGGGCGATCTGCTTACGGCTGGTCTCCAGCCGTTCGATCTCCTCGCGCAGGTGGCTGTCGATCCGCTCGGCGGCGTGCGCGAACGTCGCGGCGTCCGCGTCGAGCATCTGACGGATCTGCGACAGCGGCACGCCGGCGTTGGCGAGGGTACGGATCTTGATGAGGGACACGACCGCCGTGGCGCCGTACCGCCGGTAGCCCGACGCGTCGCGCTCCGGCTCGGGCAGCAGCCCGACCTGGTGGTAGTGCCGCACCGCCCGCACCGTGACGCCGGCGTACTCCGCCAGCCGACCGATCGTCAGCATGTCCTCATCCCGCCCTTACCGAATGCCGTTCAGGAGATCTTGCGACGGTAGGTGATGGTCGCGACGACGTAGGCGACGACGAGGATGCCGGCGCACCACGCGAGCGCGATCCCGATGTCGTCGCCGACCGGCCGCTGGGCGAGCAGGGCGCGGATCGCGTCGACGATGGAGGTTACCGGCTGGTTCTCGGCGAAGGCGCGCACCGGGCCGGGCATGGTCCCGGTCGGCACGAACGCCGAGCTGATGAACGGCAGGAAGACCAGCGGGTAGGAGAATGCGCTCGCCCCGTCCACGCTCTTGGCGGTCAGGCCCGGGATGACGGCGAGCCAGGTCAGCGCCAGCGTGAACAGCACGAGGATGCCGGCGACGACGAGCCAGCTGAGCACCCCGGCGCCCGAGCGGAAGCCCATCAGCAGGGCGACGCCGACGACCACCACGACCGAGATCAGGTTGGCGAGCAGCGACGTCAGAACGTGCGCCCAGAGCACCCCCGAGCGGGCGATCGGCATGGATTGGAAACGTTCGAAGATCCCGTCGCGCATGTCCATGAACAGCCGGAACGCGGTGTACGAGATGCCCGACGCGATGGTGATCAGCAGGATGCCCGGGAGCAGGTAGTTCACGTACGGGCCGCCCCCGGTGTCGATCGCGCCGCCGAAGACGTAGACGAAGATGAGCATGAGGGCGATCGGTGTGACCGCGGTGGTGATGATCGTGTCGAGGCTGCGGGTGACGTGGCGCATGGTCCGCCCGGTCAGCACGGCGGTGTCGGTGAGAAAGTGCGTGGTCATCGTCGTCCTTGTCGCTGGGCGTCTTCGCCGGTGCGGCCGACGACCGCGAGGAAGACATCTTCGAGGGAGGGCTGCTTCTCGACGTACCGGACCTCGGCGGCCGGCAGGAGCTGCTTGAGTTCGGCCAGGGTGCCGTCGACGATGATCCGGCCCTCGTGGAGGATCGCGATCCGGTCGGCGAGCTGTTCGGCCTCCTCCAGGTACTGCGTGGTGAGCAGCACGGTGGTGCCGCCCCGGGCCAGTTCCTCGACCGCCCGCCACACCTCGATGCGCGCCTCCGGGTCGAGGCCGGTGGTCGGCTCGTCGAGGAAGATGACCGGTGGATCGCCGATCAGGCTCATCGCGATGTCCAGCCGGCGGCGCATCCCACCGGAGTACGTCGCCACCCTGCGGTCGCCGGCCTCGGTCAGAGAGAAGCGCTCCAGGAGGTCGGCCGCGACCGCGGCCGGGTCGCTCAGGTGCCTCAGCCGGGCGACCAGGACCAGGTTCTCCCGCCCGGTGAGGATCTCGTCGACGGCCGCGAACTGGCCGGTGAGACTGATGGACTCGCGGACGTCGGCGGCCTGGGCCGTGACGTCGAAGCCGTTGACCCGGGCGGTGCCCGCGTCCGCCTTGAGCAGTGTGGAGAGGATTCGCACCACTGTGGTCTTGCCCGCCCCGTTGGAGCCGAGCAGGGCGAAGATGCTGCCCCGTGCCACCTCGATGTCCACGCCGCGCAGCACGCGCAGCTGCTTGTACGACTTCTCCAGGCCCCGCGCGAGGATCGCGGGGCCGGAGATCTGCCGGGTTGTCGCCGGGATGCTCATGCGGTCAGTGTCGAGGGTTGACGCTGCGTCAGGGTCAAGCCCGGGAGCGGACGCGTTGCGGCTGCGCCGGTCCCGCTCGCTCCCACCCGCGGCCACCGGATGCCGGGTCCGCCGGCGGCCGACCCGACGACTCCCGTCAGGCGGCCGGCGTCAGCGGGTCGGCCGGCTCGCCGAGGATCTCGGTGAGGACCTGGTTCCAGACCGCCCGGGGCGGGACCTCGTGGCCGACGCCCTCCAGCCAGACCAGCCGGGACCCGGGGATCACCCGGGCCAGCTCGCGCGGATGCTCCGGCGGGAACCGCTGGTCGAGGGTCCCGTGCAGGATGAGCGTGGGGGCGGTGACGGCGGGCAGGCGGTCGCGCACCGGCGGCCCGAAACCGGCGAGGCGGTGGTTGAGCCGGGCGGTGGCCAGGTTCGCGGACCGGTCGAAGACGCGTTCGGCGAGGCGGCGCAGCTGGGGCTCGTCCGGGGTGAACGGGCCGCCGCGCGAGCGGATCTCGGCGATCAGGCCGGCCACCGCGGTGCGCCGGTCCGACCAGTCGATCTCGTCGGCGGGGGCGCGGAGGCGCACCTCGGTGGCGGGCGCGGTACGGACCGCGACCGCGGTCACGCCGGCGAGCACCGGGACGGCGTCCGGGCCGAGTCCGGCGCTGGTCGCGATCAGGGTCAGGGTGAGCACCCGGTGCGGCTGCTCGACGGCGATCCGCTGGGCCAGCGCGCCGCCGAGGGAGAGGCCGACCAGGTGCGCGGCGGGCACCCCGAGCGCGTCCAGCACGCCGAGCGCGTCGTTCATCAGGTCCGCTCCCGAGTACCCCGCCCCGGCCGGGAACGACGTGGAGCGGCCGGTGTCGCGGTGGTCGTAGCGGATGACGAACCGGCCACCGGCGGCCAGCCGGCGGCAGAACTCGTCGTCCCACCAATCCATCGAACTGGCCTCCCCGGCGAGCAGCAGAAGGGGCGGGTCGGTGCGTTCGCCGAAGGTCTCCAGGCACACCTGGATGCCGTTGACCGGCATCATCGTCTCGGTCACCACGAGGCCATTGTGCGGGCGCTCACCGACAGTCAAGTTAAAACCGGATCACAACGGATGACGAGATCGATGTGAGCGGTTCTCGGCTCTTGCGGGCCGTCCGGCGATCCGGTGCCGGAAGTGCCGAGCCGGCCTGCTCCGGCCCGGCGCTGTGCTTGACTCCACACGTGAATATTCCCGATTTGTCGGAATTTGAGCCGCATCGGAGCGAGGCGGACGCGGCCTTCGAGGGCGCCCGGGTGCCCGGGCTGCGGGCCGAGTTCTTCCGCCGGGCCGAGGGTGGCCGGATCGCCAGCGTCGGACGGTACTGCCTGGGCGCTCAGGAGCTGTTCCTCGCCTGGGGTTACGTCGACGAGGAGCACTGCCGGCACCACGCGGTCCGGGACCGGCGGGGTGGCTGGCACCCGGCCGCCGCCGGGTGTCCCGAGGTCGAGCTGATCAGAGACGGCGAGGTCGTGGTCGGCCTGGCCGTCCGCGCCTCCACCGGCGACTGGGTCCGGGCCCGGCGTGACTGACCCGGCCGCAGGCCAAGGGGGCGGGAGCGGTGCCGGGCGTGAGTGACCCGGCCGCAGGCCACGGGGGCGGGAGCGGTGCCGGGCGTGAGTGACCCGGCCGCGGGCCACGGGAGCGGTGCGGGGCCCGGCGTGACTGACC is a genomic window of Actinoplanes teichomyceticus ATCC 31121 containing:
- a CDS encoding ABC transporter ATP-binding protein, whose translation is MSIPATTRQISGPAILARGLEKSYKQLRVLRGVDIEVARGSIFALLGSNGAGKTTVVRILSTLLKADAGTARVNGFDVTAQAADVRESISLTGQFAAVDEILTGRENLVLVARLRHLSDPAAVAADLLERFSLTEAGDRRVATYSGGMRRRLDIAMSLIGDPPVIFLDEPTTGLDPEARIEVWRAVEELARGGTTVLLTTQYLEEAEQLADRIAILHEGRIIVDGTLAELKQLLPAAEVRYVEKQPSLEDVFLAVVGRTGEDAQRQGRR
- a CDS encoding HAAS signaling domain-containing protein, with translation MTTAPLAHTDALVLDYLAALWAASEDLPPERRDELMRTVTDYLALRRAPDGDPSPVLARLGPPEQLAEATRRGFLPLHLRLPAPPPAPATPARVSVVGGAESVAIALLTAGTFLMPVVSPAAGMLIATGSSRWTSGQKAAGWMLTSGSAAAAVLTVLALAGLGAGAGAILLLAYLAACAGSVIAGLVLLAGIPQPERD
- a CDS encoding MerR family transcriptional regulator, which codes for MLTIGRLAEYAGVTVRAVRHYHQVGLLPEPERDASGYRRYGATAVVSLIKIRTLANAGVPLSQIRQMLDADAATFAHAAERIDSHLREEIERLETSRKQIAQLAAGDSLVLPPAAASYLDRLRAAGVSERMVAGERDGWILIAARWPDRVSDWIAEKVAQLEDPRMLRLYLLLSELFDNDRGDDDPLLREVADIMAAMAEQSYTSGEVGEDLHDDLPFDLLDALAVESDARLQRLRELMRERGWARWTRLERVAEPPR
- a CDS encoding ABC transporter permease translates to MTTHFLTDTAVLTGRTMRHVTRSLDTIITTAVTPIALMLIFVYVFGGAIDTGGGPYVNYLLPGILLITIASGISYTAFRLFMDMRDGIFERFQSMPIARSGVLWAHVLTSLLANLISVVVVVGVALLMGFRSGAGVLSWLVVAGILVLFTLALTWLAVIPGLTAKSVDGASAFSYPLVFLPFISSAFVPTGTMPGPVRAFAENQPVTSIVDAIRALLAQRPVGDDIGIALAWCAGILVVAYVVATITYRRKIS
- a CDS encoding CDP-alcohol phosphatidyltransferase family protein gives rise to the protein MTTTTATTTPSRAPLFGFAAQLALIAVLAGTAGLTLAGGLAGIVYGVVLCALLGAALQRAGTTVLGWANLVTLGRAVLTGGVTALVTSSALGRPAPVWLLVTMAAVALAMDGVDGQVARRTGTSSQLGARFDMEVDAFLILVLSVHAAISYGWWALAIGAFRYAFVAASWALPWLTAALPPRFSRKVVAAQQGVLLAAVATGLLPDWAAIAVLAVALASLTWSFGRDIAWLHRASRIRAAAHERWSAPRRPALAR
- a CDS encoding cobalamin-binding protein gives rise to the protein MRLVSLLPSATEIVYALGLGDDLVGVTFECDEPAAARSDKTVVVGGRDTRGMTPAEIDDYVRTRMAAGGDLYTLHADALAGLSPDLILTQDLCRVCALPSGHVDDALAHLGCRAAVLSLDPHSLADVLATFVEVAAATGVPERGRALVAGLQRRLDAVAAAVAGRPRPRVAIVEWVDPPFTGGHWVPDLVVAAGGEPVAAQPGRRSVQVSWAELAAPKPDVVLVTPCGYHLDGAIRQAETVLPHFPDAQVWAIDGDGLVVRPGPRLVDGVEAIAAILHPGAVPRARAGTVARVGPGGARDATPGT
- a CDS encoding 6-pyruvoyl trahydropterin synthase family protein, with amino-acid sequence MFSVTVRDHIMIAHSFSGEVFGPAQRLHGATFVVDATFRRPELDEDNIVVDIGRASEQLRTICSGLSYRNLDDDPEFSGVNTSTEFLAKVIADRLAVRVCAGELGPGARGLTGIQVTLHESHIAWASYERTLR
- a CDS encoding alpha/beta fold hydrolase encodes the protein MVTETMMPVNGIQVCLETFGERTDPPLLLLAGEASSMDWWDDEFCRRLAAGGRFVIRYDHRDTGRSTSFPAGAGYSGADLMNDALGVLDALGVPAAHLVGLSLGGALAQRIAVEQPHRVLTLTLIATSAGLGPDAVPVLAGVTAVAVRTAPATEVRLRAPADEIDWSDRRTAVAGLIAEIRSRGGPFTPDEPQLRRLAERVFDRSANLATARLNHRLAGFGPPVRDRLPAVTAPTLILHGTLDQRFPPEHPRELARVIPGSRLVWLEGVGHEVPPRAVWNQVLTEILGEPADPLTPAA
- a CDS encoding zinc-dependent alcohol dehydrogenase, with amino-acid sequence MARTFGSEGVGFVFDARAFWLVSPGEGEIRPETVPDPGPGEVLVRTLHSGVSRGTETLVFQGRVPQSQWATMRAPFQAGDFPAPVKYGYLNVGVVEIGPGHLRGRTVFSLFPHQTRFVVPVESVTVVPDGVPAARAVLTGTVETAVNAIWDAAPQLGDRITVVGGGMVGSSVAAVLAGFPGADVQLVDADPARKAVADALGVDFALPADALSGRDLVIHASANPAGLVRCLELAAPERTVVELSWYGDRQVALPLGEFFHSRRLTIRSSQVGGIAPARGRSYAERLRLALRLLRDDRFDALVSGRSAFTELPELLPRLAGGGLAALCHVIDYPAEN